In one Zymobacter palmae genomic region, the following are encoded:
- a CDS encoding phosphatase PAP2 family protein has protein sequence MTTIRKILLLNVIGLLILFSWWQTAVPIWPWLDSQIFWGFNHTLTTEPSPWVNLLGVLNCRYFDMATFCALGLVLWIQVLNESHPQRYRRWAVITFIMMISMLIIALLTHLQPYHHASPTIEYAKQGLNPLSVEQIVHFDTKSESSSSFPGDHGLVMMIFAAFMLRFGTRGFGLASVILVILLSFPRIMVGAHWFEDVYMGSLSIALIILPWLLMTCPIVKVGDMLMRVLFAGKIDHH, from the coding sequence ATGACCACGATACGCAAGATCCTATTGCTCAACGTGATCGGCCTGCTGATCCTGTTTTCCTGGTGGCAGACAGCCGTACCGATCTGGCCGTGGCTGGATAGCCAAATCTTCTGGGGCTTCAATCACACACTGACGACAGAGCCCTCGCCGTGGGTCAACCTGCTGGGCGTGCTTAACTGTCGCTATTTCGACATGGCAACGTTCTGTGCCCTCGGGCTGGTACTGTGGATTCAGGTATTGAATGAATCCCATCCTCAGCGCTACCGCCGCTGGGCCGTCATCACCTTCATCATGATGATATCGATGCTGATTATTGCCCTGCTGACACACCTGCAACCTTACCACCACGCCAGCCCGACCATCGAATACGCCAAGCAGGGCCTGAACCCGCTGTCGGTGGAACAGATCGTTCACTTTGATACCAAATCAGAGTCAAGCAGCAGCTTCCCGGGCGATCATGGTCTGGTCATGATGATCTTTGCCGCCTTCATGCTGCGCTTCGGCACCCGTGGTTTCGGCCTCGCCAGCGTTATCCTCGTCATTCTGCTGTCGTTCCCCCGCATCATGGTCGGCGCACACTGGTTCGAAGACGTCTATATGGGATCGCTGTCGATCGCACTGATCATACTGCCGTGGCTGCTGATGACATGCCCAATCGTCAAGGTAGGCGATATGCTGATGCGCGTACTGTTTGCTGGCAAAATCGACCACCACTAA
- the lysM gene encoding peptidoglycan-binding protein LysM produces MGFFDFVKSVGKKLTGATEAQAGEVQGPSAEALKQELDKYQLGSQNVQIAIEGDQVTLSGSVADQATLEKVVMAVGNAHGVARVNTDDLKVEAAQQGAAEPRFYTVKEGDTLWKIAEGVYGKGQGNRYTDIFEANRPMLSHPDKIYPGQTLRIPE; encoded by the coding sequence ATGGGATTCTTTGATTTCGTGAAATCAGTGGGCAAGAAACTGACGGGCGCAACGGAAGCGCAGGCAGGCGAAGTGCAAGGGCCTTCTGCAGAAGCGCTCAAGCAGGAGCTGGATAAATATCAGCTGGGCTCGCAGAACGTACAGATTGCCATTGAGGGTGATCAGGTCACTCTGAGCGGCAGCGTAGCGGATCAGGCAACGCTTGAGAAGGTCGTGATGGCGGTCGGTAACGCCCACGGCGTGGCACGCGTCAACACCGATGATCTGAAGGTTGAAGCCGCTCAACAAGGCGCTGCGGAACCGCGCTTCTACACGGTCAAGGAAGGCGACACGCTGTGGAAGATCGCTGAGGGTGTCTATGGCAAAGGGCAGGGCAACCGCTATACGGATATTTTCGAAGCCAACCGTCCAATGCTGAGCCATCCTGACAAGATCTATCCGGGACAGACACTGCGCATTCCCGAGTAA
- the cydB gene encoding cytochrome d ubiquinol oxidase subunit II has product MLDYEFLKLVWWVLVGVLLIGWAIADGMDMGTAMVMPIVGKTDQERRVVINTIAPHWDGNQVWLITAGGALFAAWPLVYSIAFSGFYFAILLVLFGLFFRPVGFDYRSKIESTRWRNNWDRLIWVGSFVPSLVFGVAFGNLLQGVPFEVDTLMRAHYYGNLFGLLNPFALLCGVISVIMLSIHGAVWLMARADHTVADRARCLVLWLTPLLIVLFLIAGVWMASTGMGYQLAEIGDKSGILQLTHKTVVTKGWLEGAPGWVWIAPAVALIAMSLTMGLARRQRAGLAFVTSGLMLAGVIATAGVVMFPFVMPSSLMPSASLTLWDATSSALTLSIMFWVALVMTPIILAYTTWCYVKMWRRITVEHINEESHSLY; this is encoded by the coding sequence ATGCTCGACTATGAATTCCTGAAGCTGGTCTGGTGGGTGCTGGTCGGCGTACTGCTGATCGGGTGGGCCATCGCAGACGGCATGGATATGGGTACGGCCATGGTCATGCCGATCGTGGGTAAGACCGACCAGGAACGTCGCGTGGTCATCAATACCATTGCCCCCCACTGGGATGGCAACCAGGTCTGGCTGATTACGGCGGGCGGGGCGCTGTTCGCTGCATGGCCGCTGGTGTACTCCATCGCGTTCTCCGGCTTCTACTTCGCGATTCTATTGGTGCTGTTTGGTTTGTTCTTCCGCCCAGTAGGTTTTGACTATCGCTCTAAGATTGAGTCTACGCGCTGGCGCAACAACTGGGACCGACTGATCTGGGTCGGCAGTTTCGTACCTTCGCTGGTGTTCGGGGTGGCCTTCGGTAACCTGCTGCAGGGCGTGCCGTTCGAAGTCGATACGCTGATGCGTGCTCACTACTATGGCAACCTGTTTGGACTGCTGAATCCGTTCGCGCTGCTGTGCGGCGTGATTTCCGTTATCATGCTGTCGATTCACGGGGCAGTATGGCTGATGGCGCGCGCTGATCACACAGTCGCCGATCGTGCACGCTGTCTGGTGCTGTGGTTGACGCCGCTGCTGATCGTGCTGTTCTTGATCGCGGGCGTATGGATGGCATCGACCGGAATGGGCTACCAGTTGGCCGAGATCGGTGACAAGAGCGGCATCCTGCAACTGACACACAAGACGGTCGTGACCAAGGGCTGGCTGGAAGGCGCGCCGGGTTGGGTATGGATTGCACCGGCGGTAGCGCTGATTGCGATGAGCCTGACCATGGGGCTGGCGCGTCGTCAGCGTGCAGGTCTGGCATTCGTGACCAGTGGGTTGATGCTGGCAGGTGTGATTGCGACAGCGGGAGTGGTGATGTTCCCGTTTGTCATGCCGTCTAGCCTGATGCCGTCAGCAAGTCTGACGCTGTGGGATGCCACTTCCAGTGCGCTGACGCTGTCGATCATGTTCTGGGTGGCACTGGTGATGACCCCGATCATTCTGGCTTACACCACGTGGTGCTACGTCAAGATGTGGCGTCGTATCACCGTTGAGCATATCAACGAAGAGAGCCACTCCCTTTATTAA
- a CDS encoding cytochrome ubiquinol oxidase subunit I encodes MISETLVALSRWQFAATALYHFLFVPLTLGLAVLLAIMETTYVVTGKQIYRDMTRFWGKLFGINFALGVTTGLTMEFQFGTNWSYYSHYVGDIFGAPLAIEGLVAFFLESTFVGLFFFGWDRLSKYQHLTVTWLVALGSNFSALWILVANGWMQNPVGAHFNPDTMRMEMTNFLDVLLNPVAQVKFVHTAMAGYVTGAIFVLGISAWYLLKNRDVAFAKRSFSMAAVFGTCAVLGVMMFGDESGYELKDAQPYKLAAIEGEWHTEKAPAAFTVFGIPNQEKQETEYALKIPYVMGLIATRSLDTEVKGLRDIVSDNEARIVSGAKGLDALIKMRSGDTSAETRAIFDQHAADIGYGMLLQRYTQDVVNATPEQISLAAKDSIPNSLPLFFSFRIMVLCGVLMFLVMLGALWITFKQRFQQYPRFLMLCLLAIPLPWIAVETGWFVAEYGRQPWAIGGILPTFQAASSLTVWDLVISLACFFLFYTALLIVEVWLMVKFARKGPSSLHTGRYHFEKAA; translated from the coding sequence ATGATATCCGAAACACTGGTGGCGCTGTCGCGATGGCAATTCGCGGCAACGGCACTCTATCACTTTTTGTTCGTTCCGCTGACGCTGGGACTGGCCGTACTGTTGGCCATCATGGAGACCACCTATGTGGTCACGGGCAAGCAGATCTACCGTGATATGACTCGTTTCTGGGGCAAGTTGTTCGGTATTAACTTTGCGCTTGGGGTAACAACGGGTCTGACCATGGAATTTCAGTTCGGCACCAACTGGTCGTACTACTCTCACTATGTAGGCGATATCTTCGGTGCTCCGCTGGCCATTGAAGGGCTGGTGGCGTTCTTCTTGGAATCCACGTTTGTTGGGCTGTTCTTCTTCGGCTGGGATCGTCTCAGCAAGTACCAGCACCTGACGGTGACGTGGCTGGTGGCACTGGGGTCGAACTTCTCTGCGCTGTGGATTCTGGTCGCTAATGGCTGGATGCAGAACCCGGTTGGGGCTCATTTCAACCCTGATACCATGCGCATGGAGATGACCAACTTCCTCGATGTGCTTCTGAACCCGGTCGCGCAGGTTAAATTCGTGCACACGGCCATGGCGGGCTATGTGACAGGGGCCATCTTCGTGCTGGGAATCAGCGCTTGGTACCTGCTTAAGAATCGCGATGTGGCGTTTGCCAAGCGTTCTTTCTCGATGGCGGCAGTGTTCGGTACCTGTGCCGTACTGGGTGTCATGATGTTTGGCGATGAGTCGGGCTATGAACTCAAAGACGCCCAGCCGTACAAGCTGGCGGCCATCGAAGGGGAGTGGCATACCGAGAAGGCTCCGGCAGCTTTCACGGTGTTCGGTATTCCGAACCAAGAAAAGCAAGAGACCGAGTACGCGCTGAAAATTCCATACGTGATGGGGCTGATCGCCACGCGCTCTCTGGATACGGAAGTAAAGGGGCTGCGTGACATCGTCAGCGATAACGAAGCGCGCATTGTGTCCGGTGCTAAAGGACTGGATGCCCTGATCAAGATGCGTAGCGGCGATACTTCTGCCGAAACGCGGGCGATCTTCGATCAGCATGCGGCTGATATCGGCTACGGCATGCTGCTGCAGCGCTATACGCAGGATGTCGTGAATGCAACGCCAGAGCAGATTTCGCTGGCGGCTAAGGACAGCATCCCGAACTCACTGCCACTGTTCTTCAGCTTCCGCATTATGGTGTTGTGTGGCGTGCTGATGTTCTTGGTCATGCTGGGTGCCCTGTGGATCACCTTTAAGCAGCGTTTCCAGCAGTATCCACGCTTCCTTATGCTGTGCCTGCTGGCTATTCCACTGCCGTGGATTGCCGTTGAAACAGGCTGGTTCGTTGCCGAGTATGGGCGTCAGCCGTGGGCCATTGGCGGTATCCTGCCGACGTTCCAGGCCGCGTCCAGTCTGACGGTATGGGATTTGGTCATTTCACTGGCTTGCTTCTTCCTTTTCTATACGGCGCTGCTGATCGTCGAAGTGTGGTTGATGGTGAAGTTTGCTCGCAAAGGACCGTCTTCACTGCACACTGGCCGCTATCATTTCGAAAAGGCGGCGTGA
- a CDS encoding OmpW/AlkL family protein: MKSVNVLAAAILAGSALIGTQQAMAYTAGDLYFRGDFTRTDTTGKAAAKDGQGERLDLGTDRSSSAALGWVIADKFGVEFNSSTESLRLGNGVKGDDGALGSKYHPYTLVANWFPLGGTGSQVQPYVGVGASYYTFSNRAADNLPKDKWAPTAQAGVDFFLTKWLAVNGYVQYSRLRVDDQGTGADQYEYKIDPLTVGAGLTFRF, translated from the coding sequence ATGAAATCCGTTAATGTACTGGCAGCCGCTATCCTCGCTGGCTCAGCACTCATCGGTACTCAGCAGGCAATGGCCTACACTGCTGGCGACCTGTACTTCCGTGGCGACTTCACTCGCACGGATACCACTGGCAAAGCTGCTGCGAAAGACGGCCAAGGCGAACGCCTTGATCTGGGTACAGACCGCAGCTCTTCTGCAGCGCTGGGTTGGGTTATCGCTGACAAATTCGGCGTTGAATTCAACAGCTCCACTGAATCCCTGCGTCTGGGCAACGGTGTAAAAGGTGATGACGGTGCCTTGGGCTCCAAATATCATCCGTACACCCTGGTAGCTAACTGGTTCCCGCTCGGCGGTACTGGTTCCCAGGTTCAGCCGTACGTTGGTGTAGGTGCTAGCTACTACACGTTCTCCAACCGTGCTGCTGACAACCTGCCGAAAGACAAATGGGCTCCGACTGCACAGGCTGGTGTCGATTTCTTCCTGACCAAATGGCTGGCGGTCAACGGCTACGTTCAGTACTCTCGCCTGCGTGTTGATGACCAAGGCACTGGTGCTGATCAGTACGAATACAAGATCGACCCGCTTACCGTTGGTGCTGGTCTGACCTTCCGCTTCTAA
- a CDS encoding OmpW/AlkL family protein — translation MMKRSALALAATAALCSFSSAVFAYGAEDFWVRAGAVRVQPTGSDNHLNGNDIKIDNKQTGAAFTVGYRFTDTFGVELLGAPESFKHDVMLNGEKGAVVDLLPPTLTAQYYPLGGTDSQVQPYIGAGVNYTRFTNTHVGDTEYPKLVMEHTWGYALQAGIDFNISEHWGANLGVWYMDIDAKSHLEDKNGATIGSETTLHIDPIVSMAGITYRF, via the coding sequence ATGATGAAACGTTCCGCCCTTGCCTTGGCCGCAACGGCTGCGCTGTGCAGCTTTTCCTCTGCCGTTTTCGCCTATGGTGCCGAAGACTTCTGGGTACGCGCAGGTGCCGTTCGCGTTCAGCCGACCGGCAGCGACAACCATCTGAACGGTAACGATATCAAGATCGACAACAAGCAGACGGGGGCCGCTTTCACCGTAGGCTATCGCTTTACCGATACGTTCGGCGTCGAACTGCTGGGCGCTCCGGAAAGCTTCAAACATGACGTAATGCTGAATGGCGAAAAAGGCGCTGTCGTCGACCTGCTGCCGCCGACACTAACGGCACAGTACTACCCGCTGGGCGGCACTGACTCCCAAGTTCAGCCGTACATCGGTGCGGGCGTCAACTACACCCGCTTCACCAACACCCACGTTGGCGACACCGAATATCCAAAACTCGTGATGGAACACACGTGGGGCTATGCTCTGCAGGCTGGCATCGACTTCAACATCAGCGAACACTGGGGCGCCAACCTTGGTGTGTGGTACATGGACATTGATGCCAAGTCCCACCTCGAAGACAAAAATGGCGCTACGATCGGCAGCGAAACAACCCTGCACATCGATCCTATCGTCAGCATGGCCGGCATCACCTATCGCTTCTAA
- a CDS encoding YqcC family protein, with translation MAIYLELSDALARLEAAMRAGSMWRQDEPDAAAMASREPFCIDTLTMPQWLRFVLVARLKVLIDQRLPLPQGSQIAPAAELYLKGYSNGARMPVIGVLREIDVLLGGADAV, from the coding sequence ATGGCGATATACCTAGAATTGAGTGATGCACTGGCACGCCTTGAAGCGGCCATGCGTGCTGGTAGCATGTGGCGTCAGGATGAACCCGATGCCGCCGCTATGGCCAGTCGAGAACCCTTCTGTATCGATACCCTGACCATGCCACAGTGGTTGCGCTTCGTACTGGTCGCACGGCTGAAGGTGCTCATCGACCAACGTCTACCGTTGCCCCAAGGGTCACAAATTGCCCCGGCTGCAGAACTTTACCTGAAAGGGTATAGCAACGGGGCACGCATGCCGGTTATTGGTGTATTGCGCGAAATAGATGTGCTGCTGGGCGGTGCTGACGCGGTATAA
- a CDS encoding DUF3549 family protein produces the protein MSSVSTLSDLFDHAKLPFRIYHLGRRVMPCSRAHFRAFEEEKIAWESPFKGEARLALVIDDPDGQVDQSRIWCLALPLDEQGQLQPAARDAFLRRLLEAGLEASLHSEEDGQHDPMKDNPLAYAPDMMARAMLHAWLCHDNGLPLSEAAQHVARYIAAPTADDAPEWSDLSVQGIADWTVQLTTEDKVLLATQLPQLEDHVVSALCQCLEHTPFQHEALAAALRTRTTSDEPLRPLGLRAVIGTQTETARQWLDTLLTQTPSVEALAIVSLRGWQHLEHAERLPVFLEALAAHPDINLRDSLRDLALIPRLRLPVIMALQQASPASALGRRLSEMGLGRY, from the coding sequence ATGTCCTCGGTATCCACCCTGTCTGATCTGTTCGATCATGCCAAACTGCCCTTTCGTATCTATCACCTTGGGCGTCGCGTCATGCCATGTTCGCGCGCGCACTTCCGCGCTTTCGAAGAAGAGAAGATCGCGTGGGAATCGCCCTTTAAGGGGGAAGCACGCCTTGCTCTGGTCATTGATGATCCTGATGGACAGGTCGATCAGAGCCGTATCTGGTGTCTGGCCCTTCCATTGGATGAACAAGGCCAGCTGCAGCCCGCTGCACGCGATGCGTTTTTGCGTCGCTTGCTGGAAGCAGGACTTGAGGCCAGCCTACACAGTGAAGAAGACGGTCAGCACGATCCGATGAAGGACAATCCGCTGGCGTATGCACCGGACATGATGGCCCGCGCCATGCTGCATGCGTGGCTGTGCCATGACAATGGCCTGCCACTGAGCGAAGCGGCCCAGCACGTTGCACGCTATATCGCAGCCCCAACAGCCGATGATGCGCCTGAGTGGTCAGACCTCAGTGTTCAGGGCATTGCCGACTGGACGGTCCAGCTGACGACCGAAGACAAGGTTCTACTGGCGACGCAGCTGCCACAGCTGGAAGATCATGTCGTTAGTGCGCTGTGCCAATGTCTGGAACACACGCCCTTCCAACATGAAGCGCTTGCAGCAGCGCTACGGACACGTACAACTTCAGATGAACCACTACGCCCGCTCGGGCTGCGCGCGGTTATTGGCACGCAAACAGAAACGGCACGCCAGTGGCTGGATACACTGCTAACACAGACACCAAGCGTTGAGGCGCTGGCAATTGTCAGTCTACGGGGCTGGCAACACCTCGAACACGCCGAACGCCTACCGGTGTTTTTGGAGGCGCTGGCCGCCCATCCTGACATTAACCTGCGCGACTCGCTGCGAGATCTGGCGCTGATTCCACGCCTGCGCTTGCCGGTCATCATGGCACTTCAGCAGGCCTCTCCGGCATCAGCATTGGGTCGCCGCCTCAGCGAAATGGGGCTGGGCCGCTATTAA
- a CDS encoding glycoside hydrolase family 13 protein yields MQTSATTQPARQHKDPSWWRHAVIYQIYPRSFADSDGDGIGDLQGIRDRMDYLARLGVDALWLSPFYRSPQADAGYDVADYRDVDPLFGDLDEFDKMLSRAHQSGLKVIVDLVPNHTSDEHVWFKEALASPVGSAARDRYMFRTGKGENGELPPNNWESLFGGSAWTRIEGTDQWYLHMFDVKQADLNWRNPEVREEFIRTLRFWLDRGVDGFRVDVAHGLIKKEGLPDNEEKQGVEGVDIDGHHGPMWDQEDVHEIYREWRKVLNEYDGERTMVAEAWVPTPRMARFIRADEMCQAFNFPYLMTPWNASSYRNIIQRSLDEFSKVGAPSTWVMSNHDVTRHTSRLGISKPGTVLQGLSLHTEQPDEVLGLRRARASIFMTLGLPGSAYIYQGEELGLPENTTMDDRFRQDPTYFRTNGKDVGRDGCRVPLPWKAKAPAYGFGPADSTNTWLPQPDSFARYAIDVEEKDPFSTLALYRRVLKLRQWYDLGNGDVEWLEGPNEDVLMFRNKDIIAVINMGEQTVPLPELQIVAQSLPEIMNGLLPGNSAVWMYAHKR; encoded by the coding sequence ATGCAAACATCCGCAACGACACAGCCCGCTCGCCAACACAAAGACCCCAGCTGGTGGCGCCATGCGGTCATCTATCAGATCTACCCGCGCTCCTTTGCCGACTCTGACGGCGATGGTATCGGTGATCTGCAAGGGATCCGCGATCGCATGGACTATCTGGCACGCTTGGGCGTAGATGCGCTCTGGCTGTCGCCTTTCTACCGCTCCCCTCAGGCCGATGCGGGCTATGACGTAGCGGACTACCGTGATGTCGATCCTCTCTTCGGCGATCTGGACGAATTCGACAAGATGCTGTCGCGTGCGCATCAGTCCGGCCTGAAAGTGATCGTGGATTTGGTGCCTAACCATACGTCCGATGAACACGTGTGGTTCAAGGAAGCACTGGCCTCTCCAGTCGGCAGCGCAGCCCGCGATCGCTATATGTTCCGCACGGGCAAAGGCGAAAACGGCGAACTGCCCCCCAACAACTGGGAAAGTCTGTTCGGCGGCAGCGCTTGGACACGCATCGAAGGTACCGATCAATGGTACCTGCACATGTTCGACGTCAAGCAGGCCGACCTGAACTGGCGCAACCCGGAAGTGCGTGAAGAATTCATCCGTACGCTGCGCTTCTGGCTGGATCGTGGTGTCGATGGCTTCCGCGTCGACGTGGCACACGGTCTGATCAAGAAAGAAGGTCTGCCCGACAACGAAGAGAAACAGGGTGTCGAAGGTGTCGATATCGACGGTCACCACGGCCCAATGTGGGATCAGGAAGACGTCCACGAGATCTATCGTGAATGGCGCAAGGTGCTGAACGAATACGACGGTGAACGCACCATGGTCGCGGAAGCGTGGGTACCCACCCCGCGTATGGCGCGCTTCATCCGCGCTGATGAAATGTGTCAGGCCTTCAACTTCCCGTATCTGATGACGCCGTGGAACGCCTCGTCCTATCGCAATATTATCCAGCGCTCGCTGGACGAATTCAGCAAGGTAGGCGCGCCGTCGACATGGGTCATGTCCAACCACGATGTTACACGCCACACTTCACGTCTAGGCATCTCCAAACCGGGTACCGTGCTGCAAGGTCTAAGCCTGCACACCGAACAACCAGATGAAGTATTGGGTCTGCGCCGTGCACGCGCCAGCATCTTCATGACACTGGGCCTGCCGGGCAGCGCGTACATCTACCAGGGTGAAGAGCTGGGGCTGCCGGAAAATACCACGATGGACGACCGTTTCCGCCAAGATCCAACCTACTTCCGCACTAATGGCAAGGACGTTGGCCGCGATGGCTGCCGTGTACCGCTGCCGTGGAAAGCCAAGGCACCGGCTTATGGCTTCGGCCCTGCGGACAGCACCAACACTTGGCTGCCGCAACCGGACAGCTTTGCGCGCTACGCGATCGACGTCGAAGAAAAAGACCCGTTCTCCACCTTGGCACTGTACCGCCGCGTACTGAAACTGCGTCAGTGGTACGACCTCGGCAACGGTGACGTGGAATGGCTGGAAGGCCCGAACGAAGACGTACTGATGTTCCGCAACAAGGACATCATCGCCGTCATCAACATGGGTGAACAGACCGTACCGCTTCCCGAGCTGCAGATCGTCGCACAGAGCCTGCCGGAAATAATGAATGGCCTGCTGCCAGGCAATTCCGCTGTCTGGATGTATGCGCATAAACGCTGA
- a CDS encoding SanA/YdcF family protein yields MPPRAARDLMLRVLSRLFFWCSAVVLAASAGVVSLSLWMQYITRDRIIDSPQLCPLSQVAIVFGTSHRLRNGAPNPYYQGRLDVAAALFYSGRTELLLLSGDNRTMQYNEPVTMWKALRARGIPASTMTRDYAGFSTFDTLIRAHRVFGIGQAVLVSQRWHLPRALLIARHEGIDAYGCAAPGEIRDSTLLLREEWARIKTLWDLYLWPRQPHFLGSPEPLNQPDPITPLLQEASLSYDGDVVTS; encoded by the coding sequence ATGCCGCCACGTGCTGCACGCGATCTGATGCTTCGTGTTCTCAGCCGACTGTTCTTCTGGTGCAGTGCCGTTGTGCTCGCCGCAAGTGCAGGCGTGGTCAGTCTGTCACTCTGGATGCAGTACATCACGCGCGACCGCATCATCGACTCTCCCCAGCTCTGCCCGCTATCGCAGGTCGCTATCGTCTTTGGCACCTCGCATCGACTGCGGAACGGTGCTCCTAATCCGTACTATCAAGGTCGTCTGGATGTGGCTGCCGCGCTTTTCTATAGTGGGCGTACCGAGCTGCTGCTGCTTTCTGGTGACAACCGCACCATGCAGTACAACGAACCCGTGACGATGTGGAAAGCCTTGCGTGCGCGGGGCATTCCTGCCAGCACAATGACGCGTGACTACGCCGGTTTTAGCACCTTCGATACCTTGATTCGCGCTCATCGCGTGTTCGGCATCGGCCAGGCTGTGCTAGTGTCGCAGCGTTGGCATCTACCACGTGCCCTGTTAATCGCTCGCCATGAAGGTATCGATGCCTATGGCTGTGCGGCACCGGGCGAAATCCGCGACAGTACATTGTTGCTGCGCGAAGAGTGGGCGCGAATTAAGACGCTATGGGACTTGTACCTGTGGCCACGTCAGCCACATTTTCTGGGTAGCCCCGAGCCTCTCAACCAGCCCGATCCCATCACCCCGCTATTGCAGGAAGCCTCTCTATCGTATGACGGCGACGTCGTAACATCCTGA
- the sufT gene encoding putative Fe-S cluster assembly protein SufT encodes MTAELQKGQRLTLSRDTDVISIPFGKTVTLESGAEVEVMQARGTSISLAHAGRLYLLEGDQRDAVGLPAIPRPTLPADADDAALEAFVWEQLRTCYDPEIPVDIVELGLVYGCRINTLLTGERMVNIRMTLTAPGCGMGDVIAADARHKILGAPQLSKVHVEIVFDPPWSREMMSEEARLELGMF; translated from the coding sequence GTGACTGCTGAGCTTCAAAAAGGGCAGCGCTTGACGCTTTCCCGTGATACGGACGTGATCTCGATCCCGTTTGGCAAGACCGTAACGTTGGAAAGCGGGGCGGAGGTCGAGGTCATGCAGGCGCGCGGTACGTCGATCAGTCTGGCGCATGCGGGCCGACTGTATTTGCTCGAAGGGGATCAGCGTGATGCGGTAGGGCTGCCTGCCATACCGCGCCCGACACTGCCGGCCGATGCCGACGACGCGGCACTGGAAGCCTTCGTGTGGGAACAGTTGCGCACCTGCTATGACCCCGAGATCCCTGTTGATATCGTGGAACTGGGGTTGGTCTACGGCTGTCGTATCAATACGTTGCTGACCGGCGAGCGAATGGTCAATATTCGTATGACGCTGACCGCACCGGGCTGCGGCATGGGCGATGTCATTGCTGCCGATGCCCGCCATAAGATTCTGGGTGCGCCGCAGCTCAGCAAGGTGCACGTCGAGATCGTGTTCGATCCTCCGTGGTCGCGTGAAATGATGAGTGAAGAGGCTCGGCTGGAACTGGGCATGTTCTGA